The following proteins come from a genomic window of Nostoc sp. TCL26-01:
- a CDS encoding class I SAM-dependent methyltransferase, with amino-acid sequence MSTLKNSHSTRTLYNQTASAWMREKPISLSDFTARPIVLGLCEPVAESRILDLGCGEGYCSRELRRRGAAQVHGIDISQSMIAAARLQESEDSLGINYEVGCATELQQFSDGEIDLVVAVFLFNYLTIAQTQECMAEVARILRPGGQFVFSIPHPSFPYMREAAYPFYFEVGGAGYFSKRDQLFPGEIWKRDGSSLNVQLIHKTFEDYFQALNQAGFNTMPILKELRVTSEHIALDESFFGPLFDLPLHLAIKVSR; translated from the coding sequence ATGTCAACCTTGAAGAACAGCCACTCGACTAGAACTTTATACAATCAGACAGCATCCGCATGGATGAGAGAAAAACCTATTTCTCTCTCAGACTTTACAGCTAGACCTATTGTGCTAGGGCTTTGTGAACCTGTAGCTGAGTCACGAATACTGGATCTTGGTTGTGGTGAAGGCTATTGCAGTCGAGAGTTACGCCGACGAGGAGCTGCACAAGTGCATGGAATAGACATTTCCCAAAGCATGATTGCCGCAGCACGCTTACAAGAATCAGAAGACTCCTTGGGAATTAATTATGAAGTAGGATGTGCTACCGAACTCCAGCAATTCTCTGATGGCGAAATAGACCTAGTAGTTGCAGTTTTTTTATTTAACTATCTGACAATTGCTCAAACTCAAGAATGTATGGCAGAAGTTGCGCGAATTTTGCGTCCAGGTGGGCAATTTGTTTTTAGTATTCCCCATCCATCTTTCCCATATATGCGAGAAGCTGCTTATCCATTCTACTTTGAGGTCGGGGGTGCAGGATACTTCAGTAAACGAGACCAACTATTTCCCGGTGAGATTTGGAAACGAGATGGTTCTTCGCTCAATGTCCAATTAATTCATAAAACTTTTGAGGATTATTTTCAAGCTCTTAACCAAGCTGGTTTCAATACTATGCCAATTCTCAAAGAGTTACGTGTCACATCAGAACACATTGCCCTAGACGAATCATTCTTTGGCCCTTTGTTTGATTTACCCCTCCATTTAGCGATAAAAGTATCACGATAA
- a CDS encoding amidase — MNETDLAFTPALELARLIRRREVSPLELVEIYLERIQSLNPELGSYFTVTSELAIADATLKTELLTKTTELPPFFGVPISIKDLNTVAGVSCTYGSPALLNNIPEFDDGVVTRIKQAGFTILGKTATSELGSFPYTEPTGFTPARNPWNLEYTPGGSSGGAAAALAAGLCAIAQGSDGGGSIRGPAACCGLVGIKPARGRVSKAPVGDRLAGIAANGPIARTVADAAALLDAMSGYVTGDPYWLPDPEPSFLAAAQTQPGKLRIAFSTGMIPLGEADANCQQGVWQTVKLLAQFGHEVVQKSPDFSGLVEPFQIVWQSGVAAAGIPPEVLQPLNRWLLARTGTVAEYIQAVYKMQIAARQIVAFFDDIDVLVLPVYLHSPIRIGEWATLSPEDTFQQIINWVAPCPPANATGQPAIALPVGFDHNGLPISVQLVGKPAAEATLISLAAQLEAANPWIQHRPALAI, encoded by the coding sequence ATGAATGAAACTGATTTAGCCTTTACCCCAGCGCTAGAGTTGGCGCGGTTAATCCGACGGCGGGAAGTGTCTCCCCTAGAGTTGGTAGAAATATATTTAGAACGGATTCAGTCGTTGAATCCTGAATTGGGTAGTTATTTTACAGTGACATCGGAATTAGCGATCGCTGATGCTACACTCAAAACTGAATTACTGACAAAAACCACTGAATTACCGCCATTTTTCGGTGTACCTATTTCGATCAAAGACCTCAACACTGTGGCTGGTGTATCATGTACTTACGGTAGTCCAGCATTATTAAACAACATCCCAGAATTTGATGATGGGGTGGTGACTCGCATTAAACAAGCTGGGTTTACGATTCTTGGGAAAACCGCTACCTCTGAATTAGGTTCATTTCCCTACACAGAACCGACAGGATTCACCCCTGCAAGAAATCCGTGGAATTTAGAATACACCCCCGGTGGTTCCAGTGGTGGGGCGGCGGCGGCTTTAGCAGCTGGATTATGCGCCATTGCTCAAGGTTCTGATGGTGGCGGTTCGATTCGGGGGCCTGCGGCTTGTTGTGGTTTGGTGGGAATTAAACCAGCACGAGGTAGAGTTAGTAAAGCGCCTGTAGGCGATCGCTTGGCAGGAATTGCGGCGAATGGCCCTATTGCTCGTACTGTGGCTGATGCAGCAGCTTTGTTAGATGCTATGTCTGGTTATGTGACTGGTGATCCTTACTGGCTACCAGACCCAGAACCATCATTTTTAGCCGCAGCCCAAACTCAACCGGGGAAATTACGCATTGCCTTTAGTACTGGCATGATCCCTTTAGGTGAAGCTGATGCTAATTGTCAACAAGGTGTTTGGCAAACAGTGAAATTACTAGCACAATTTGGTCATGAAGTTGTGCAAAAATCCCCAGATTTTAGTGGCTTAGTCGAACCATTCCAAATTGTTTGGCAATCTGGTGTAGCAGCCGCAGGTATTCCCCCAGAAGTGTTGCAGCCATTGAATCGTTGGCTATTGGCACGGACTGGTACAGTTGCCGAATATATCCAAGCAGTTTATAAAATGCAGATAGCCGCACGGCAAATTGTGGCATTTTTTGATGATATCGATGTTTTGGTGTTGCCTGTGTACTTACACTCACCCATCCGCATTGGTGAATGGGCTACTTTGAGTCCAGAAGACACATTTCAACAAATTATTAATTGGGTTGCCCCTTGTCCCCCAGCTAATGCTACAGGACAACCAGCGATCGCTCTACCTGTAGGTTTCGATCACAATGGTTTACCCATAAGTGTGCAGTTAGTCGGCAAACCCGCAGCAGAAGCCACTCTCATCAGTCTTGCAGCCCAATTAGAAGCCGCTAACCCCTGGATTCAACATCGTCCAGCCTTGGCAATTTAA